The following proteins come from a genomic window of Candidatus Zixiibacteriota bacterium:
- the lptB gene encoding LPS export ABC transporter ATP-binding protein, producing the protein MIKMSSHNLVKKYKRRAVVNGVTIEVNPGEVVGLLGPNGAGKTTTFYMIIGFIRPNAGQVYLGEKNITGLPMYKRASMGIGYLAQEASVFRKLTVEENIRAILQMRHLPRNEQNRRLEQLLDQLDISHLRKRIAYSLSGGERRRVEITRVLVSEPQFILLDEPFAGIDPIAVEDIQKIISRLTESGLGVLITDHNVRETLSICDRAYIMCDGKILKSGTSQFLAEDPEARKIYLGEKFKLN; encoded by the coding sequence ATGATAAAAATGAGTTCGCATAATCTTGTTAAAAAATATAAAAGAAGAGCGGTTGTCAATGGTGTAACGATTGAGGTTAATCCGGGCGAGGTTGTCGGCCTGCTCGGACCCAACGGGGCCGGTAAAACTACCACCTTCTACATGATTATCGGATTTATCCGTCCCAATGCCGGTCAGGTTTATCTCGGAGAAAAAAATATCACGGGGCTTCCGATGTACAAGCGAGCCAGTATGGGAATTGGATATCTGGCCCAGGAGGCCTCGGTCTTCAGAAAATTAACCGTCGAAGAAAATATCCGGGCCATTCTCCAGATGCGCCATTTGCCCCGAAATGAACAAAACCGGCGTTTGGAACAACTACTCGATCAGCTTGACATTTCTCATCTGAGAAAAAGAATAGCTTACTCGCTCTCGGGCGGGGAACGACGGCGGGTTGAAATTACCCGGGTCCTGGTCTCGGAACCGCAGTTTATCCTGCTCGATGAGCCTTTCGCAGGAATCGATCCCATTGCCGTGGAGGATATTCAAAAAATAATTTCGCGTTTGACCGAAAGCGGGCTGGGAGTCTTGATTACCGACCATAATGTGCGCGAGACGCTTTCCATCTGTGACCGGGCCTATATAATGTGCGATGGGAAAATACTAAAATCGGGAACCTCGCAATTTCTCGCCGAGGATCCCGAAGCGCGGAAAATATACCTGGGAGAAAAATTCAAGCTGAACTGA
- a CDS encoding tetratricopeptide repeat protein, which yields MRRKVIAILLLMTALQLSCTDSDKAALRQYEKGMSRMNQGDPDKALEIFQSILRDYPETPYAYQGLAYYYEREGFLYEAIRENFKALAEHPRFLPSLLMSTDLSLRVKRPELAFFNIALYEENGGDLNLGRSIEAEALLQAGKLNDAESILRKALAENPRAPRLLIKQSEYLARNDQIPEGIEQCSRVVSTDTLAAAILLEAGIFYDSIGLYDSAALCYQRAEKLGAGDEYFLLDVAEAYIGLNYLHRAKKILDRFAEKAPNSHRLHLLRAEILEARGDYDNAVQEYGMILPQNNENPTVLSRFAGFKRKAGDGLGSEQYFSTAAQIGSRGGYPNTASMDLNYKLLDFYFQYGRFILAGPTTDGLLDSMPNDFRVLYEGAYLYLMVDGIDRLRELLPRALKAARGNPSYMEQMGSLYLKMDSLVTAHQLFQEVLGVDKLNTVAILGEMAIARKKSGPAAALKYLNGFDEYVSYRPALAEEKLKLYEALGENVAAYEFSRRLIEVAFEDLDRYRTALNLAVKSGRGTDIEEIYSLLLKHNADDSYALAMAGKHYLGSGDLDRAEELIRLGVALDTLNTEARIQMARLMEAQGQPDSAIAVYEDILKFDTYAGKAYGNLAVLLLEKGENPNRVANLANRALLYDKTNGRHFCTVGRAYLELKKYKIAKVKFDEALKLAPDDPEINFYAGINHQRLGSAFEARTYLKKALRGGLKGSLKKEAEAALNNL from the coding sequence ATGAGACGAAAAGTCATTGCCATATTGTTACTTATGACAGCACTGCAACTATCCTGCACCGATTCGGACAAGGCCGCCCTGAGGCAATATGAAAAAGGTATGAGTCGGATGAATCAGGGTGATCCGGACAAGGCCCTGGAAATTTTCCAGTCAATCTTAAGAGATTACCCTGAAACACCTTATGCATATCAGGGATTGGCTTATTATTACGAGAGAGAAGGCTTTCTTTACGAAGCCATCCGGGAAAATTTCAAAGCTCTGGCCGAGCATCCTCGATTTTTGCCATCGTTGTTGATGAGTACCGATTTGAGCCTGCGGGTAAAGCGGCCGGAACTGGCTTTTTTTAATATTGCATTATATGAAGAAAACGGCGGAGATTTGAATTTGGGCCGATCGATTGAGGCCGAGGCTCTGCTACAGGCCGGGAAACTGAATGATGCCGAGAGTATTTTAAGGAAAGCCCTGGCGGAAAACCCCCGAGCGCCCCGGTTGCTTATAAAACAGAGCGAATATCTGGCCCGAAACGATCAAATACCGGAGGGTATTGAGCAGTGTTCCCGGGTAGTCTCGACCGATACTCTTGCGGCGGCGATATTGTTGGAGGCCGGTATTTTTTATGATTCAATTGGTCTGTATGATTCCGCGGCCTTATGTTATCAACGGGCTGAAAAACTTGGGGCCGGGGATGAATATTTTCTGCTGGATGTGGCGGAGGCGTATATCGGGCTGAATTATCTGCATCGGGCGAAAAAAATTCTGGATCGTTTTGCCGAAAAGGCGCCGAATTCTCATCGTCTGCATCTTCTCCGGGCGGAAATTTTAGAAGCCCGAGGGGATTATGACAATGCTGTTCAGGAATATGGAATGATCCTGCCGCAAAATAACGAGAATCCCACCGTTCTGAGCCGGTTTGCCGGTTTCAAACGCAAGGCGGGCGATGGACTGGGATCGGAGCAATACTTTTCCACGGCCGCCCAGATTGGCTCGCGCGGCGGATATCCCAACACGGCCTCGATGGATCTGAACTATAAATTACTCGATTTTTATTTCCAGTACGGGCGGTTTATTCTGGCCGGTCCGACCACCGATGGTTTACTCGACAGTATGCCCAATGATTTTCGGGTTCTTTATGAGGGGGCCTATTTGTATCTGATGGTTGACGGTATCGACCGTTTGCGGGAACTTCTCCCGCGAGCCCTGAAGGCGGCCCGCGGAAATCCCTCGTATATGGAACAGATGGGTTCTTTGTACCTGAAAATGGATTCGCTGGTTACGGCTCATCAGTTATTCCAGGAGGTCTTGGGGGTGGATAAACTTAATACCGTCGCCATTTTGGGCGAAATGGCAATCGCCCGAAAGAAATCAGGTCCGGCGGCGGCCTTAAAATACCTGAACGGTTTTGATGAATATGTTTCATACCGGCCGGCTCTGGCCGAGGAAAAGCTCAAGCTATATGAAGCATTGGGGGAGAATGTTGCGGCTTATGAATTTTCCCGGAGGCTGATTGAAGTGGCCTTCGAAGATCTGGATCGGTACCGCACCGCTCTCAATCTGGCGGTAAAATCGGGAAGAGGGACGGATATCGAAGAAATCTATTCTCTGCTGTTGAAACACAACGCCGATGATTCCTATGCGCTGGCTATGGCGGGAAAACATTATCTGGGTAGTGGTGATCTGGATCGGGCCGAAGAACTGATCCGCCTCGGGGTGGCTCTTGATACTCTTAATACCGAGGCCAGAATCCAAATGGCGCGGTTAATGGAAGCGCAGGGCCAACCGGACAGCGCCATTGCCGTCTATGAAGACATTCTGAAATTCGATACCTATGCCGGCAAGGCTTATGGCAATCTTGCGGTTCTTCTGCTTGAAAAGGGTGAGAATCCCAACCGGGTGGCCAATCTGGCCAATCGGGCACTTCTTTATGATAAAACCAATGGCAGGCATTTTTGCACGGTCGGTCGGGCCTATCTGGAGTTGAAAAAATATAAAATCGCCAAAGTCAAATTCGATGAGGCTTTGAAACTGGCTCCCGATGATCCGGAAATCAATTTTTATGCGGGGATAAATCACCAGAGACTGGGGTCCGCTTTTGAAGCCAGAACGTATCTCAAAAAAGCGCTCCGGGGCGGTCTGAAAGGAAGTCTGAAAAAAGAGGCCGAGGCGGCTTTGAATAATTTATAG